A genomic segment from Cinclus cinclus chromosome 11, bCinCin1.1, whole genome shotgun sequence encodes:
- the LOC134048239 gene encoding cytochrome b-c1 complex subunit Rieske, mitochondrial isoform X2 gives MHDSVFYLRVVSSAVLFRAAPASVRCVHNDVAVPDFSAYRRQDVQDASASSQGSSDSRKGFSYLMTAATGVATAYVAKNVVTQFISSLSASADVLALSKIEIKLSDIPEGKNMAFKWRGKPLFVRHRTQAEISQEAEVDVSQLRDPQHDLDRVKKPEWVILVGVCTHLGCVPIANAGDFGGYYCPCHGSHYDASGRIRKGPAPLNLEVPVYQFVGDDTVVVG, from the coding sequence ATGCATGACAGTGTGTTTTACCTGCGGGTGGTGTCATCTGCTGTCCTTTTCCGTGCAGCCCCAGCCAGCGTGCGCTGTGTCCATAACGATGTCGCGGTCCCCGACTTCTCTGCCTATCGCCGCCAGGATGTGCAGGATGCCAGCGCATCTTCCCAAGGCAGCAGCGACTCCAGGAAAGGGTTCTCCTACCTGATGACCGCAGCGACAGGTGTAGCAACTGCCTATGTTGCCAAGAATGTTGTCACCCAGTTTATTTCCAGCCTGAGTGCCTCTGCTGATGTGCTGGCCTTGTCAAAGATTGAGATCAAGCTGTCTGACATTCCAGAAGGCAAGAACATGGCTTTCAAATGGAGAGGGAAGCCCCTTTTTGTGCGCCACAGAACCCAGGCAGAAATTAGTCAGGAGGCTGAAGTTGACGTGTCTCAACTGAGGGATCCGCAGCACGATTTAGACAGAGTGAAGAAGCCCGAGTGGGTGATCTTGGTGGGTGTGTGCACTCACCTGGGCTGTGTCCCCATCGCCAATGCCGGGGATTTTGGTGGCTACTACTGCCCCTGCCATGGCTCCCACTATGACGCCTCTGGCAGAATCAGGAAAGGCCCCGCTCCCTTAAACCTCGAGGTGCCAGTTTACCAGTTTGTTGGGGATGACACGGTGGTGGTCGGCTGA
- the LOC134048239 gene encoding cytochrome b-c1 complex subunit Rieske, mitochondrial isoform X1 has translation MLSVAARAGPFAPFVSAAAHAVPGPLRPLAPAVAHRDRKVPLDPKRPLLCRESLSGRAARGGLVASNSLNAPASVRCVHNDVAVPDFSAYRRQDVQDASASSQGSSDSRKGFSYLMTAATGVATAYVAKNVVTQFISSLSASADVLALSKIEIKLSDIPEGKNMAFKWRGKPLFVRHRTQAEISQEAEVDVSQLRDPQHDLDRVKKPEWVILVGVCTHLGCVPIANAGDFGGYYCPCHGSHYDASGRIRKGPAPLNLEVPVYQFVGDDTVVVG, from the exons ATGCTGTCCGTGGCCGCCCGCGCCGGGCCCTTCGCGCCCTTCGTGTCCGCCGCCGCGCACGCCGTGCCCGGCCCGCTCCGCCCTCTCGCTCCGGCCGTCGCGCATCGGGACCGGAAAGTGCCGCTGGATCCGAAGCGGCCTCTGCTCTGCCGGGAATCCCTgagcggccgcgccgcccgcGGGGGGCTCGTCGCCAGCAACAGCCTGAACG CCCCAGCCAGCGTGCGCTGTGTCCATAACGATGTCGCGGTCCCCGACTTCTCTGCCTATCGCCGCCAGGATGTGCAGGATGCCAGCGCATCTTCCCAAGGCAGCAGCGACTCCAGGAAAGGGTTCTCCTACCTGATGACCGCAGCGACAGGTGTAGCAACTGCCTATGTTGCCAAGAATGTTGTCACCCAGTTTATTTCCAGCCTGAGTGCCTCTGCTGATGTGCTGGCCTTGTCAAAGATTGAGATCAAGCTGTCTGACATTCCAGAAGGCAAGAACATGGCTTTCAAATGGAGAGGGAAGCCCCTTTTTGTGCGCCACAGAACCCAGGCAGAAATTAGTCAGGAGGCTGAAGTTGACGTGTCTCAACTGAGGGATCCGCAGCACGATTTAGACAGAGTGAAGAAGCCCGAGTGGGTGATCTTGGTGGGTGTGTGCACTCACCTGGGCTGTGTCCCCATCGCCAATGCCGGGGATTTTGGTGGCTACTACTGCCCCTGCCATGGCTCCCACTATGACGCCTCTGGCAGAATCAGGAAAGGCCCCGCTCCCTTAAACCTCGAGGTGCCAGTTTACCAGTTTGTTGGGGATGACACGGTGGTGGTCGGCTGA